A region from the Nonlabens sp. YIK11 genome encodes:
- a CDS encoding SAM-dependent methyltransferase, whose product MATPHGKLYLIPVTLGDVEPLDVMPASIQRVVELVDHYIVENEKTARRSIKSLLPEKEQSILEFSLINKFTEPSEIPSFLQPCLEGKPMGLMSEAGVPGVADPGADVVAIAHQKGIQVIPLVGPSSILMAVMASGLNGQNFSFNGYLPIDNKDRKRRILELEQRSKQEQQAQLFIETPYRNNKMLEVLCNNLHPETMLCVACDITLPTEFILTQPISQWKHNKEDLHKRPAIFMIQQQDLRF is encoded by the coding sequence ATGGCAACACCTCACGGAAAACTATACCTGATTCCAGTAACCTTGGGCGATGTAGAACCGCTAGACGTCATGCCAGCATCGATCCAGCGAGTGGTAGAACTGGTGGATCACTACATTGTGGAGAACGAAAAAACCGCACGTAGATCCATCAAAAGTCTACTGCCTGAAAAGGAACAGTCCATACTTGAGTTTTCATTGATCAACAAGTTCACAGAGCCTTCTGAAATTCCATCCTTTTTACAGCCTTGCCTAGAAGGCAAACCCATGGGATTGATGAGCGAGGCTGGTGTGCCCGGCGTGGCAGATCCAGGTGCAGATGTGGTGGCGATCGCGCACCAAAAAGGTATCCAAGTCATCCCACTAGTAGGTCCCAGCTCCATTTTAATGGCCGTCATGGCCAGCGGTTTGAATGGTCAGAACTTTTCCTTTAACGGCTATTTGCCTATTGATAACAAGGATCGCAAACGTAGAATATTGGAATTGGAACAACGCTCCAAACAAGAGCAACAGGCACAATTGTTTATTGAAACGCCTTATCGCAATAACAAAATGCTTGAGGTATTGTGTAACAACCTCCATCCAGAAACGATGTTGTGCGTTGCCTGTGATATCACACTACCTACAGAATTCATTCTCACACAACCCATCTCACAGTGGAAACACAATAAAGAGGATCTTCATAAACGACCTGCCATCTTTATGATACAACAGCAGGATTTGAGGTTTTAG
- a CDS encoding metallophosphoesterase: MTASLRSIILVVLTATIVGSCAKRAIQTRGTATLSTSNEEYRSFYLLGNLGVNQAQDPSVFDQMVNHIADQSQPQDYVLVLGDNVDAESLRKKDEDSKDKEQLNKQLNLLADKKLNVLVLPGDEDWNDEGISGLTNIEELTEELLDDDEAFQPENACPIEEVDISDSMHLIVVDSEWYIENWDKNPKFNDECEIKTREKFIKVLADAVRKARHKTVILAMHHPLYTNGVHGGTLGLRMLSTPKQENAYLPGVGFLYSFVRSQAGLYPQDRYNPLMNELMEEIETIGSGIDRLIVVSAHEESLQYMDHDNIKQIISGAVTATNVASLGKKGKFSAGKLGFAELRVFQDQSSQVFFHIVNENGDLEQVYAADLFEPKEDYDIASLPAVTAKTVKASVYPKEETEVDQDYEEFYGKHYRRLYGLDVEAPVVLLDTLYGGLKVERAGGGNQTQGLRLVDSLDREFNMRALEKDALQFLKSAGYDKLDADKYFAETLPQKLIRDFYTAAHPYGAFAVPRLAGAIKLSHTHPKLFYVPKQPVLGNFNETHGDRLYMIVEKPDDSFDNAHMFGYNEDVESTDDLFEKIRSDEEYTVDEELYIRARIFDMLLGDWDRHEDQWRWAEIKVDEDHSKFEAIPRDRDQVFARFDGKLLEFMNGAIGSTKQFGNYGPDIEYIKQFSRSAIHLDRAVLQRSSMEDWEKQVQFIQDNITPEVVEKAFNEMPEEVKDEQWLQTQQDLLSRKRNLNSIVQRYYKHFLEFQTLKGTDKDDRFTIDRANGKTTINAYRIKDGKSEDVLFERTFSDDETEEIWIYGLDDDDEFIVTGDGDSKIRIVIAGGKGKDIYDVKNGKGISIFDYKSEENDLSKASDARNILRDDYEINHYDHRKSPANKSTFSLEMEYNPDDGFRPQLGIEKATIGYDRNPFTIKYGVNVDYRSLTQAAVFDGYWSKANVLGQWNLQVDAGITTNNYTENFFGYGNDSAFDKDTDFDVNRVFLQHQSIGGSIYKMGDYGSSFTFGSQYEGIEVEPNIPEYTNVDNERDDYFKAYFNYEFKSIDDNRFTTRGMWLKGDFSFTDNLANGEHFVGVDPSLTFWNAIDDNRRLIIKSAIAGQLRMGDAPLFYQAARLGGANGLRSFRQERFTGNYALNASVDLRYDAAPIKTRLLPLRLIPYVGIDTGRVWVSRDTVSTFHTSYGGGIELAFPGLIKGSISYFTGEEGGRLAFGIYLSK; encoded by the coding sequence ATGACTGCATCTTTACGATCCATTATTCTTGTTGTTTTGACCGCCACGATCGTGGGCTCCTGTGCAAAGCGTGCCATTCAAACGCGCGGTACCGCTACACTTTCTACTTCAAACGAAGAATACCGTAGTTTCTATCTTTTAGGAAATCTAGGTGTCAATCAGGCTCAGGATCCATCCGTATTTGATCAAATGGTGAATCACATTGCAGATCAATCACAACCGCAAGATTATGTATTGGTTCTGGGCGATAATGTGGATGCCGAATCCCTACGTAAAAAGGACGAGGATTCTAAAGACAAAGAACAGCTTAACAAACAGCTCAACCTACTCGCTGATAAAAAACTGAATGTACTGGTACTGCCAGGCGATGAAGACTGGAATGATGAAGGAATTTCAGGTCTTACAAATATTGAAGAGCTTACCGAGGAACTTCTGGACGATGATGAAGCGTTCCAGCCTGAGAACGCGTGTCCTATTGAAGAAGTGGATATCTCTGACAGTATGCATCTTATTGTAGTGGATAGTGAGTGGTACATTGAAAACTGGGATAAAAATCCCAAATTCAATGATGAATGCGAGATCAAAACCAGAGAGAAATTCATCAAGGTCCTCGCCGATGCAGTGCGAAAGGCAAGACACAAAACCGTGATACTGGCCATGCATCATCCTTTGTATACTAATGGCGTCCATGGTGGTACGCTAGGGTTGCGCATGTTGAGCACACCCAAACAGGAAAACGCCTACTTACCAGGAGTTGGCTTTCTATACAGTTTTGTAAGATCACAGGCAGGTCTGTATCCGCAGGATCGTTATAATCCTTTAATGAATGAATTGATGGAAGAGATCGAGACCATAGGTAGTGGAATCGATCGGCTTATTGTGGTATCTGCTCATGAAGAAAGCCTGCAATACATGGACCATGATAATATCAAGCAAATCATTTCAGGTGCGGTGACCGCTACCAACGTCGCTTCTTTGGGAAAAAAGGGGAAATTTAGTGCTGGTAAATTGGGGTTTGCAGAACTGCGCGTTTTCCAGGATCAGAGTTCGCAAGTTTTTTTCCATATCGTCAATGAAAATGGAGACTTGGAACAAGTCTATGCCGCCGATTTATTTGAGCCTAAAGAAGATTATGACATCGCTAGTTTACCAGCCGTAACCGCCAAAACAGTAAAGGCAAGCGTCTATCCTAAAGAAGAAACCGAAGTCGATCAGGATTATGAAGAATTTTATGGCAAGCACTACCGCAGACTTTATGGTCTTGATGTTGAAGCGCCGGTCGTTTTACTGGACACTTTATACGGCGGCCTCAAGGTAGAGCGCGCTGGTGGTGGTAATCAAACTCAAGGATTACGTCTTGTGGACAGTCTGGATAGAGAATTCAATATGCGTGCTTTGGAAAAAGATGCGCTCCAGTTTCTCAAAAGTGCAGGCTATGATAAGCTGGATGCCGACAAATATTTTGCGGAAACTTTGCCACAAAAATTGATACGCGATTTTTATACCGCAGCGCATCCTTATGGTGCATTTGCAGTGCCTCGATTAGCTGGAGCCATCAAGCTAAGCCACACGCACCCTAAATTGTTTTACGTTCCCAAGCAGCCTGTCCTTGGGAATTTTAATGAAACTCATGGAGACCGTTTATACATGATCGTGGAGAAGCCAGATGACAGCTTTGACAATGCACATATGTTTGGGTATAACGAAGATGTCGAGAGTACCGACGATCTATTTGAAAAAATAAGATCTGATGAGGAATACACCGTTGACGAGGAACTTTACATACGCGCCAGAATATTTGATATGTTGCTGGGCGATTGGGATCGTCATGAAGATCAATGGCGCTGGGCTGAAATCAAGGTCGATGAAGACCACAGCAAATTTGAAGCGATACCGCGCGATAGAGATCAGGTTTTCGCGCGATTTGATGGGAAGTTATTGGAGTTCATGAATGGCGCTATAGGCAGTACCAAGCAATTCGGGAATTACGGTCCAGATATTGAATACATCAAACAATTCAGCCGTAGTGCGATACATCTGGATCGCGCCGTATTGCAGCGCTCCTCCATGGAAGATTGGGAAAAGCAGGTACAATTCATTCAGGATAATATCACTCCAGAAGTGGTAGAAAAAGCCTTCAATGAAATGCCTGAAGAGGTCAAGGATGAACAGTGGCTGCAGACACAGCAGGATTTGCTTTCGCGAAAGCGAAATCTCAATAGCATCGTGCAACGATACTACAAGCATTTTCTAGAGTTCCAAACCCTGAAAGGAACCGACAAGGACGACCGATTCACCATCGATCGAGCTAATGGGAAGACCACCATCAATGCCTACCGCATCAAAGACGGCAAGTCTGAAGATGTGTTGTTTGAGCGAACTTTTAGCGATGATGAAACCGAAGAAATCTGGATCTATGGTCTTGATGATGATGATGAGTTTATCGTTACTGGTGATGGCGACAGTAAAATCCGCATTGTGATTGCTGGAGGAAAAGGCAAGGATATTTATGATGTCAAAAACGGGAAAGGTATTTCCATATTTGATTACAAAAGTGAGGAGAATGATTTGAGCAAAGCCAGCGATGCCCGCAATATCTTGAGAGATGATTATGAAATCAACCATTACGATCACAGAAAATCACCAGCTAATAAAAGTACTTTCAGTCTGGAGATGGAGTACAATCCAGATGATGGATTCCGCCCGCAATTAGGTATTGAAAAAGCTACCATTGGTTATGATCGCAATCCATTCACCATCAAATACGGAGTGAATGTGGATTACAGATCTTTGACGCAAGCGGCTGTTTTTGATGGCTACTGGTCAAAAGCTAATGTTCTAGGGCAATGGAATCTACAAGTAGATGCCGGCATCACAACCAATAATTATACAGAGAACTTTTTTGGTTACGGGAATGATTCCGCTTTTGATAAGGATACTGATTTTGATGTGAATCGGGTCTTTTTGCAACACCAGTCCATTGGTGGCTCCATTTACAAAATGGGAGATTATGGGAGCAGTTTTACATTTGGTTCCCAGTATGAAGGTATCGAAGTAGAGCCCAACATTCCTGAATATACTAATGTGGACAATGAGCGCGATGATTATTTCAAGGCATATTTCAATTATGAATTCAAGAGCATTGACGATAATCGTTTCACCACACGAGGCATGTGGCTTAAAGGTGACTTTTCCTTTACGGATAATCTGGCCAACGGCGAACATTTTGTAGGTGTAGATCCTTCATTGACTTTTTGGAATGCCATAGATGATAACCGCAGATTGATCATCAAATCTGCCATTGCAGGACAATTGCGTATGGGCGATGCACCTTTGTTTTACCAAGCAGCACGTCTAGGTGGCGCCAATGGCTTGCGCAGCTTTAGACAGGAACGCTTTACCGGTAATTATGCCTTGAATGCCAGCGTGGATTTGAGATATGACGCAGCACCTATCAAAACGCGATTACTACCGCTACGATTGATTCCTTATGTAGGTATTGATACAGGTAGGGTTTGGGTCTCTAGAGATACGGTTAGTACATTCCATACTAGTTATGGTGGTGGTATCGAACTGGCATTTCCAGGCTTGATCAAAGGATCAATTTCCTATTTTACGGGAGAAGAAGGCGGCCGTTTGGCCTTCGGGATCTATTTATCCAAATAA
- a CDS encoding exonuclease domain-containing protein: protein MYAIVDVETTGGKFNEEGITEVAIYRFDGHEIVDQFASLINPEKEIQPFVVKLTGINNKMLVRAPKFYEVAKRIIEILDGTILVAHNANFDHRMLRLEFERLGYEFDMQTLCTVELAQKLMPEQETYSLGKLVRNLGIPITDRHRATGDALATVKLFKLLLNKDSSKSILQQSLKSFPKTVVANNLKTLLEKVPASTGLYYLYDDQDQLIYIGRSRNMKKSLTQHFTTDRRRSVEMSKQVENVRYEKTGNDLLALLKEHLEMKKHKPKFNKKSNKPRFSHGIFSGSDDHGYITYSVQSTRRNNNYLTTFSNGKSARSFMEKMVEEHQLCGILSGLEKETEGPCSRYETGHCHGACIQKETVEQYNERAIEVYNLHNFNIKRRILVDRGREHTERSVILIEDGVVKGYGFVDLQIQFTDPKILKNIITEIPEDRDTRHIVQSYLRQRKVYRIIDF, encoded by the coding sequence TTGTACGCAATAGTTGATGTAGAAACCACTGGTGGTAAATTCAATGAAGAAGGAATTACTGAAGTGGCGATTTATAGATTTGACGGTCATGAGATCGTGGATCAATTTGCCAGCCTTATCAATCCAGAAAAGGAAATCCAGCCGTTTGTGGTCAAACTTACCGGCATCAATAACAAGATGCTCGTACGCGCTCCTAAATTTTACGAGGTTGCAAAACGCATCATAGAAATCCTGGATGGAACTATACTTGTCGCGCACAATGCCAATTTTGATCATCGCATGCTGCGATTGGAGTTTGAGCGATTGGGTTATGAATTTGACATGCAAACCTTATGTACGGTAGAACTTGCTCAAAAATTAATGCCAGAACAAGAAACCTATAGCTTAGGCAAACTGGTGAGAAATCTGGGCATCCCTATTACCGATAGGCATCGTGCTACTGGCGACGCACTGGCTACGGTTAAACTATTCAAACTCTTACTCAATAAGGACAGTTCTAAAAGCATCTTACAGCAAAGCTTAAAGTCTTTTCCTAAAACCGTCGTGGCGAATAACCTCAAGACGCTTTTGGAAAAAGTGCCAGCATCCACAGGTTTGTATTACCTCTATGACGATCAAGATCAATTGATCTACATAGGCCGTAGCCGTAATATGAAAAAGAGTCTCACACAGCATTTCACCACAGATCGCAGACGATCCGTAGAAATGAGCAAGCAAGTGGAAAATGTGAGGTATGAAAAGACTGGTAACGATCTGCTCGCTTTACTCAAGGAACACCTTGAAATGAAAAAGCATAAACCTAAGTTTAACAAGAAAAGCAATAAGCCACGTTTTAGTCACGGGATTTTTTCAGGCAGTGATGACCATGGTTATATCACCTACTCTGTGCAGTCCACCAGACGAAACAATAACTACCTCACCACCTTCAGCAATGGTAAGTCGGCGAGATCGTTTATGGAAAAAATGGTGGAAGAACACCAGTTATGCGGGATTTTATCTGGACTGGAAAAGGAAACCGAAGGTCCTTGCAGTAGATATGAAACCGGCCATTGCCACGGTGCTTGCATTCAAAAGGAAACTGTAGAGCAATACAATGAGAGAGCGATCGAGGTTTATAACCTACACAACTTTAATATCAAAAGGCGCATTCTAGTGGATCGCGGCAGGGAACATACAGAACGCAGTGTAATTCTTATAGAGGATGGCGTGGTTAAAGGTTACGGTTTTGTAGATCTACAAATCCAGTTTACGGACCCTAAAATCCTCAAAAATATCATTACCGAAATACCAGAAGATCGCGACACCAGGCACATTGTTCAAAGTTATTTGAGACAACGCAAGGTGTATCGTATCATTGATTTTTAA
- a CDS encoding AMP-dependent synthetase/ligase, with translation MQIKRLFDFPYYQLERFPREDALVTKKNGTWVKTSTQSFVDQSRAISRGLMKMGVKKDDKIALISTVNRTEWNIMDIGIMQTGAQDVPIYPTISEEEYAYVLNHSESKMVFVSDQEVYDKVMAIKDQVPTLTEVFSFDDIPGCKSWEEVKEKGKETDNDKDLDDMMASIHEDDLATLIYTSGTTGKPKGVMLSHKNISSNAINSETRLPIELGNSKALSFLPVCHIYERMLQYLYIYTGSGIYFAESLETISDNLKEVQPEVMSAVPRLLEKVYDKIIAKGADLDGVKKKLFFWAVELGLEWEPYGQNGWWYETKLKLAKKIIFSKWQEALGGNLKAIASGSAALQPRLARVFNAAGVPVMEGYGLTETSPVISVNDMRNNGFKIGTVGKMLPETDVQIAPDGEIIINGPQRMLGYYKDQEKTNEAIDSNGYFHTGDIGEIDSEGFLKITDRKKEMFKTSGGKYVAPQLLENTMKQSRFIDQIMVIGEGEKMPAAIIQPNFEFLEDWANRKGISFKDHKDLVSNEKVISRFQKEVDQHNEKFGKWERVKRFELTPDVWSIEAGHLTPTMKLKRRNIKEAYQDLYDKIYHEKI, from the coding sequence ATGCAAATCAAAAGACTTTTTGACTTTCCTTATTATCAATTGGAAAGATTTCCTAGAGAAGACGCTCTAGTCACCAAAAAAAATGGAACCTGGGTAAAAACATCTACGCAGTCGTTTGTTGATCAATCTAGAGCCATCTCTAGAGGATTGATGAAAATGGGTGTAAAAAAGGACGATAAGATTGCGCTCATTTCCACTGTGAACCGCACAGAATGGAACATTATGGATATAGGCATCATGCAAACTGGAGCACAGGATGTTCCTATCTACCCTACCATTTCTGAAGAGGAGTATGCTTACGTACTTAATCATAGCGAGTCAAAAATGGTCTTTGTATCTGATCAAGAGGTCTATGATAAGGTCATGGCCATAAAAGATCAGGTGCCTACCTTAACTGAGGTTTTTAGCTTTGATGATATACCTGGTTGTAAAAGCTGGGAAGAGGTCAAGGAAAAAGGAAAAGAAACCGATAATGACAAGGATCTTGATGACATGATGGCGTCGATTCATGAAGACGACCTTGCTACACTTATCTATACCTCTGGGACAACTGGAAAGCCTAAAGGTGTTATGTTATCTCATAAGAATATTTCCAGCAACGCCATTAATTCTGAAACTAGACTACCTATTGAATTGGGGAACTCTAAAGCGCTCAGTTTTTTACCAGTATGCCATATTTATGAGCGCATGCTGCAGTACCTATACATTTATACAGGTAGCGGTATCTATTTTGCGGAATCACTGGAAACCATATCTGACAACCTTAAAGAGGTGCAACCAGAGGTGATGAGTGCCGTACCAAGATTGTTGGAAAAGGTGTATGACAAAATTATTGCCAAAGGTGCTGACCTCGATGGGGTCAAAAAGAAACTATTCTTCTGGGCCGTAGAACTAGGTCTGGAATGGGAACCTTATGGACAGAATGGTTGGTGGTATGAGACCAAACTCAAACTAGCCAAAAAAATCATCTTCTCTAAATGGCAAGAAGCCCTAGGTGGAAACCTAAAGGCTATTGCTAGCGGTAGCGCTGCCCTACAGCCTAGACTTGCCAGAGTTTTCAATGCGGCAGGCGTTCCTGTGATGGAAGGCTATGGTCTGACCGAGACAAGTCCAGTAATATCTGTGAATGACATGCGCAATAACGGATTCAAAATAGGAACCGTAGGTAAGATGTTGCCAGAAACTGATGTCCAGATTGCACCTGACGGTGAGATCATAATTAACGGGCCGCAACGTATGTTAGGCTACTACAAGGATCAAGAAAAAACGAATGAAGCGATTGATTCCAATGGTTATTTCCATACCGGTGACATAGGAGAAATCGATTCTGAAGGGTTCTTAAAAATTACCGACCGTAAAAAGGAAATGTTCAAGACTTCTGGAGGTAAGTATGTAGCACCACAACTTCTTGAAAACACGATGAAGCAGAGTCGTTTTATCGACCAAATCATGGTCATAGGTGAAGGTGAAAAGATGCCGGCAGCGATCATACAACCTAATTTTGAGTTTTTAGAGGATTGGGCAAATCGCAAGGGAATCTCCTTTAAGGATCATAAAGACCTAGTCAGTAATGAAAAGGTTATAAGTCGTTTCCAGAAGGAAGTAGATCAACATAACGAGAAGTTTGGAAAATGGGAACGCGTCAAGCGTTTTGAGTTGACTCCAGATGTATGGAGCATTGAAGCAGGTCACCTCACTCCTACCATGAAGTTGAAACGCCGCAATATTAAGGAAGCTTATCAAGATCTTTATGATAAGATCTACCATGAAAAGATCTGA
- a CDS encoding M16 family metallopeptidase, protein MKLTKVYYVFAASLILACSPKMTDQKKPDVSTVDNQDASASESMTPAMPGMDQKIPMDPSVRMGVLDNGLTYYVQNNGKPEDKVELRLAVNAGSILEDDDQRGLAHFMEHMNFNGTTNFQKNELVDYLQGIGVKFGADLNAYTSFDETVYILPIPSDDPEKLEKGFTILEDWAHGALLETDAINDERGVVLEESRNGKGASDRMNKVTIPVQFYGSKYAERLPIGKDEILKNFEPAVLKRFYNDWYRPDLMAVVAVGDLDPAIMEQKIKDHFAGIEPNENPRERPTFDLPNHDDTKIAIAQDPEATFASINVSYKDTFESEPTTTVGDYRDDLVNGLFSFMINNRLQELTQKPNPPFIFASSSYGGTVAKNKNAYSSFAGSAPDGQLGALKAVLEENQRVKLYGFGEAELERAKAAYKSSFESFYANRDKTESGRLVGQYVNNYLNGGVVPSPEWRYEKTMELLPGIQVDEVNAKIEKYIHDDNRTIVFTGPTTENKPTEADILKVVNEVATAEVAPYEDTEVRENLIEELPAPGSITKTETNDKLGTKTFTLSNGATVTIKTTDFKNDEILMSAYSYGGTSLYSDEDYLATVFANGGLTEAGVAGLSATDMDKYMTGKLVSVRPFIGSTTENLSGSATPQDLETMFQLIHLYFTDLNMDEEAYSSFISKQKSFIGRMMSNPQTYFSNEVNEMRNQGNPRYAGFPDEAAYDAADYQRAYELYKERFSNAGDFNFFLVGNVDEAAVMELSKKYLANLPSTGEQEMYNTFDWKEKQGTREITVNKGTEEKSLVQMRWDYDIPAYSAQEDLAVDALGEALTIRIIEVLREQEGGIYGGSARGSMSKIPEPGFNFSVSFPCGPDNVEKLVAATQKEIANLKENGPSEKDLNKVKEGYLLERKEDLKSNRFWLSNLVNASRDQRDPNSMMNFEAEVAKMTTKDVQEVAKKYLNEDYILAILMPEEM, encoded by the coding sequence ATGAAATTAACCAAGGTGTATTACGTGTTTGCCGCATCGTTGATTCTTGCCTGTTCTCCAAAAATGACAGACCAGAAAAAACCAGATGTTTCTACCGTAGACAATCAAGATGCCAGTGCGAGCGAGTCCATGACTCCAGCAATGCCTGGAATGGATCAAAAGATCCCAATGGATCCCAGCGTGCGCATGGGTGTTTTAGACAACGGTCTGACCTACTACGTGCAAAACAATGGTAAGCCAGAAGATAAGGTAGAATTGCGTCTTGCGGTCAATGCAGGGTCCATCCTGGAAGATGATGACCAGCGAGGTCTTGCCCACTTTATGGAGCACATGAACTTTAATGGTACTACTAACTTCCAGAAAAATGAACTGGTAGACTATCTACAGGGAATAGGTGTAAAATTTGGCGCTGATTTAAATGCGTACACAAGTTTTGACGAGACAGTTTACATCTTGCCTATTCCAAGTGACGATCCAGAGAAGCTGGAAAAAGGATTCACCATTCTTGAAGATTGGGCACACGGTGCGCTGTTGGAAACAGATGCCATTAATGATGAGCGTGGTGTTGTTCTTGAAGAATCCAGAAATGGTAAAGGTGCCAGCGACCGTATGAACAAGGTGACCATACCTGTTCAATTTTATGGTTCCAAATATGCAGAACGTTTGCCTATAGGTAAAGACGAGATTCTCAAAAATTTTGAACCGGCAGTACTTAAAAGATTTTACAACGACTGGTACCGTCCAGATTTGATGGCCGTGGTTGCCGTAGGTGATCTTGATCCAGCAATCATGGAGCAAAAAATCAAGGATCATTTTGCTGGAATTGAGCCTAATGAGAATCCAAGAGAACGTCCAACGTTTGATCTACCTAACCACGACGATACTAAGATTGCGATAGCGCAGGATCCAGAAGCCACTTTTGCCTCTATCAACGTGAGCTATAAAGATACTTTTGAATCAGAGCCTACGACAACGGTTGGTGACTATCGCGACGATCTTGTCAATGGATTGTTCTCCTTTATGATCAACAATCGTTTGCAGGAATTGACACAGAAGCCTAACCCACCATTCATTTTTGCGAGTAGCAGTTATGGTGGTACAGTAGCCAAAAACAAAAATGCTTATTCTTCTTTCGCAGGTTCTGCACCAGACGGACAATTAGGAGCCTTGAAAGCGGTTCTTGAAGAAAACCAACGTGTGAAGCTGTATGGTTTTGGCGAAGCGGAATTAGAGCGTGCAAAAGCGGCCTACAAGTCCAGTTTTGAATCTTTCTATGCCAATCGCGATAAAACAGAAAGCGGTCGTCTGGTAGGTCAATATGTGAACAATTACCTGAATGGTGGCGTTGTACCAAGTCCAGAATGGAGATATGAAAAGACGATGGAATTATTACCAGGCATCCAAGTAGACGAGGTAAATGCCAAAATCGAAAAATATATCCACGATGATAACAGAACGATTGTCTTTACAGGACCAACTACTGAAAACAAGCCTACTGAGGCAGACATCCTAAAAGTGGTCAATGAAGTAGCTACTGCAGAAGTCGCTCCTTATGAAGATACAGAAGTACGTGAAAATCTGATTGAAGAATTACCGGCTCCTGGTAGTATTACCAAAACAGAAACCAATGATAAGTTAGGAACCAAGACTTTCACCTTGAGCAATGGCGCTACCGTAACGATCAAGACGACTGATTTCAAAAATGATGAAATCCTGATGTCTGCCTACAGCTATGGTGGTACCAGTTTATATTCTGATGAAGATTACCTAGCTACCGTTTTTGCTAACGGCGGTCTTACGGAAGCTGGTGTCGCTGGATTATCTGCTACAGATATGGATAAGTACATGACTGGAAAACTCGTTAGCGTACGTCCATTTATAGGAAGTACCACAGAGAATTTAAGCGGATCTGCAACTCCACAGGATCTGGAAACCATGTTCCAATTGATACACTTGTATTTTACAGATCTCAACATGGATGAAGAAGCCTACAGCAGTTTCATCTCTAAGCAGAAGTCTTTCATAGGTCGCATGATGTCAAATCCGCAGACATATTTTAGTAATGAAGTGAACGAAATGCGTAATCAAGGCAACCCTAGATATGCTGGTTTCCCAGATGAGGCTGCCTATGATGCTGCAGATTATCAACGTGCTTATGAATTGTACAAGGAACGTTTTTCCAATGCTGGTGATTTCAACTTTTTCCTAGTCGGAAATGTGGATGAAGCTGCCGTGATGGAATTGTCCAAAAAGTATCTTGCTAACTTACCTTCTACCGGTGAGCAGGAAATGTACAACACCTTCGATTGGAAAGAAAAGCAGGGAACTCGTGAGATTACCGTAAACAAAGGAACTGAAGAGAAAAGTCTGGTACAGATGCGATGGGATTATGACATTCCAGCGTACAGTGCTCAGGAAGATCTAGCAGTGGACGCTTTAGGCGAAGCCTTAACCATAAGAATCATTGAAGTTTTAAGAGAACAAGAAGGTGGTATTTATGGTGGTAGCGCTCGTGGTAGCATGAGTAAAATTCCAGAACCAGGTTTCAACTTTAGCGTATCATTCCCATGTGGTCCTGATAATGTAGAGAAACTGGTTGCCGCTACTCAAAAGGAAATCGCCAATCTTAAGGAAAATGGCCCATCAGAAAAAGACTTGAATAAAGTTAAAGAAGGTTATTTGTTAGAGCGTAAGGAAGACTTGAAGTCCAACCGATTCTGGTTGAGCAACCTCGTCAACGCGAGCCGTGATCAACGTGATCCTAACAGCATGATGAACTTTGAAGCTGAGGTAGCCAAAATGACTACCAAAGACGTTCAGGAAGTGGCCAAGAAGTATCTTAATGAAGATTACATTCTTGCGATTTTGATGCCTGAGGAAATGTAA